One window from the genome of Spirochaetota bacterium encodes:
- a CDS encoding ABC transporter permease, with protein MIISTTNRIVRLLFILLGAVLIVHSLLYIIPGDPAMMIAGEYASQDDIDEIRRELSLNESFWVKYFKYIERLCTLNLGRSLHSDIPVDKLIFDRFPATLILAFTSMIIAAVLGIVFGAISAINKGRFLDRASLWISSILISTPIFVSCIVLSLTFSYYFNLLPPSGRDGLNPSYIILPSLALASRSLALLVRIVRNELIYVLNQDYIRTVRSLGFHEAKVIFLFAFKNILAPVLTIILLDFGTYLGGAVVTESVFSWPGIGRLLIVALYKRDIPVIQGVIIFSTLLFLIIGLIIDLMQGIIVKKVE; from the coding sequence GTGATTATCTCAACAACAAACAGGATTGTTCGCCTCTTGTTTATACTGCTTGGGGCTGTGCTCATTGTTCATTCTCTACTATACATTATTCCTGGTGATCCAGCTATGATGATTGCTGGGGAATATGCCAGCCAGGATGATATTGATGAGATAAGAAGAGAACTTTCCCTCAATGAGTCATTCTGGGTAAAGTATTTCAAATATATAGAGAGATTATGCACGCTTAACCTGGGCCGGTCACTCCATTCCGATATCCCGGTTGATAAGTTAATATTTGACAGGTTTCCAGCAACACTAATACTTGCTTTCACCTCAATGATCATAGCCGCGGTTTTGGGTATTGTTTTTGGGGCAATATCTGCTATTAATAAAGGAAGATTCCTAGACAGAGCATCCTTATGGATATCATCGATTCTTATTTCAACTCCAATTTTTGTGAGCTGTATTGTATTATCTTTAACATTTTCTTACTACTTTAACCTCTTGCCACCTTCAGGGAGGGATGGGCTTAACCCTTCTTATATAATATTACCATCTTTGGCTCTTGCATCCAGGTCCCTTGCTTTGTTGGTGAGAATTGTTAGGAATGAACTGATCTATGTGTTGAATCAGGATTATATAAGAACAGTGAGATCCCTTGGATTTCATGAGGCCAAGGTAATTTTTTTATTTGCCTTTAAGAATATCTTAGCGCCGGTTTTGACTATTATACTGTTGGATTTTGGAACCTATCTTGGTGGGGCTGTTGTTACTGAGTCTGTATTTTCATGGCCTGGAATTGGAAGACTCTTGATTGTTGCGCTCTATAAGAGGGATATACCGGTCATCCAGGGTGTCATTATCTTTAGTACTCTCTTATTCCTAATTATAGGTCTTATAATAGATTTAATGCAGGGTATAATCGTTAAAAAAGTAGAGTAA
- a CDS encoding ABC transporter permease codes for MLAKKLRKNNIEILSYISVIFLIAFSAIFAEEISGYSPFKIDFTGASPPGDRHVLGTDFLGRDILSRTLIGGRISIIIGIISRMGSTLMGLIIGLVVGLSTRLIRSLLNGILDVFLAVPSLLLAMGLAVALGEGYRTIIIAIVIGTWAPVARFVSVKVIEINSEDFIISAKASGAGGLRIIFYHIIPSLIPVLIPVFTTGIATSIMMESTLSFLGLGGASSIDTISSWGLMIQEGAKFIFDAPWIIMPPSAILMILILCINQIGDKLASNIKGNN; via the coding sequence ATGTTGGCAAAGAAATTGAGGAAGAACAATATTGAAATATTATCATATATTAGTGTAATTTTTCTAATAGCATTTTCTGCAATATTTGCTGAGGAAATATCCGGATATTCCCCTTTTAAAATAGATTTTACTGGCGCGTCCCCGCCCGGTGATAGGCATGTGTTGGGTACTGATTTTCTTGGTAGAGATATTCTGAGTCGAACGCTAATTGGAGGTAGGATATCAATTATAATTGGTATTATATCCAGGATGGGCAGCACCTTGATGGGACTAATAATAGGACTTGTCGTGGGATTGAGTACTCGATTGATAAGGTCTCTACTCAATGGTATTTTGGATGTCTTTCTTGCAGTTCCTTCACTTCTCCTCGCTATGGGATTGGCTGTTGCCCTTGGTGAAGGGTATAGAACCATAATAATAGCAATAGTTATTGGCACATGGGCTCCTGTTGCTAGATTTGTTTCAGTAAAGGTTATAGAAATAAATAGTGAGGATTTTATAATTTCAGCAAAGGCATCTGGGGCAGGCGGTCTTAGAATTATTTTTTATCATATCATTCCATCGTTAATACCTGTTTTAATTCCTGTATTTACAACAGGGATTGCCACGAGTATTATGATGGAATCCACGCTATCATTTCTTGGTTTGGGAGGAGCTTCATCTATTGATACGATATCCTCATGGGGATTGATGATTCAGGAGGGAGCAAAGTTTATCTTTGACGCCCCTTGGATTATCATGCCACCTTCTGCTATTCTTATGATTTTAATTTTGTGTATTAATCAGATTGGTGATAAACTCGCATCTAACATAAAAGGAAATAATTGA
- a CDS encoding MoaD/ThiS family protein — protein MKIRVFTFAAVRDICRFKERCMSVPCNSTVGEVYRRLVEEFESLKCMKDKLLFAVNESYCDESKILFEDDIIAIFPPVSGG, from the coding sequence ATGAAAATTAGAGTATTTACATTTGCTGCTGTGAGAGATATCTGTAGATTTAAGGAAAGATGTATGTCGGTTCCATGTAATTCAACAGTTGGTGAAGTGTATCGAAGACTTGTAGAGGAATTTGAGTCACTTAAATGTATGAAGGATAAATTGCTATTTGCAGTAAATGAGAGTTATTGTGATGAGAGTAAAATTCTTTTTGAGGACGATATAATAGCAATCTTTCCGCCAGTAAGCGGTGGTTAA
- a CDS encoding molybdenum cofactor biosynthesis protein MoaE encodes MLKIVLQEEPLDINRELYEMGVDADGAIVTFIGMVRNKSDDQDVMFLEYEIYECMAKKEIEKIAKDAISRWSLSDCIINHRYGRVEIGEASVFIAVSSPHRDEAFKAARYIIDTIKKTVPIWKKEFLRNDI; translated from the coding sequence ATGTTAAAGATCGTATTACAGGAAGAGCCCTTAGATATTAACAGAGAATTGTATGAGATGGGTGTTGATGCTGATGGCGCTATTGTTACTTTTATCGGGATGGTAAGAAACAAATCAGATGATCAAGATGTAATGTTTCTTGAGTATGAAATCTATGAATGCATGGCTAAAAAGGAGATTGAAAAAATTGCAAAGGATGCCATATCCAGATGGTCCTTAAGTGATTGTATTATCAATCATAGATATGGAAGGGTGGAAATAGGGGAGGCCAGTGTTTTTATAGCGGTTTCCTCCCCTCACAGGGATGAGGCATTTAAAGCAGCGAGATATATTATTGATACTATTAAGAAGACTGTTCCCATATGGAAGAAGGAGTTCCTTCGAAATGATATATAA
- a CDS encoding outer membrane beta-barrel protein — protein sequence MKNVISIIIVISFSVINTSLVKAAGRTFDGKIGTAYATDPEKFGLQLNFAYFADLDPYFVAGIEPGIYWIKWDRKVGTRPQGEYTADVKADTNAYLFPILLDAQIRLPNLKKKTFVLPYFTIGLGYSLMIYNYEQPTYTDSVTGVTVIAEDKTKFYSGFTWHFLAGATVKPGSESSIEFLAELGYRGAKLKKGNLEVDMSGFLLNIGVRYPFGKSRSRNNVIEPTIYVE from the coding sequence ATGAAAAATGTAATATCTATCATCATTGTTATTTCTTTTTCAGTAATTAATACTTCTTTAGTGAAAGCAGCAGGAAGAACTTTTGATGGAAAGATTGGGACAGCTTATGCAACTGATCCAGAAAAATTTGGATTACAGTTGAATTTTGCATATTTTGCAGACCTGGATCCCTATTTTGTCGCTGGCATTGAACCAGGAATATATTGGATAAAATGGGATAGGAAGGTGGGTACAAGACCTCAGGGTGAATATACTGCTGATGTTAAGGCTGATACAAATGCCTATTTATTTCCTATTCTGCTGGATGCGCAAATCCGTCTTCCTAACTTAAAGAAAAAGACCTTCGTATTGCCCTATTTTACGATTGGTTTAGGTTATTCTTTAATGATATATAACTATGAACAACCCACATATACTGACTCTGTTACAGGAGTTACAGTTATAGCTGAGGATAAGACGAAATTCTATAGTGGATTCACTTGGCATTTCTTAGCTGGAGCCACTGTAAAACCTGGTTCTGAATCAAGTATTGAGTTCCTTGCTGAGCTTGGGTATCGCGGCGCAAAGCTGAAAAAGGGTAATTTGGAGGTGGATATGTCCGGATTTTTATTAAATATAGGAGTAAGGTATCCCTTTGGCAAGTCCCGTTCCCGGAATAATGTTATAGAGCCAACAATCTATGTTGAATAG
- a CDS encoding OmpA family protein yields MTQKFFNIHYTFIIILSYFFIPTLAVSQVISVDKISNIGSPINTMSDDFSPSLTADEKIIVFNSKRENSRYQDLYISYFNNDGWSNPEPLTALNSLYNDETPYITLDGAFIFFSSDRDGSYEMPANSYGQIKVSYDLYVSKNVNGKWANPIKIPGTVNGVHHERSPSLSMDSNTLYYTTWPFGDISKAKIMSAKYVNGEFINSTPMPSPINMNTQDIGLIPSLDGKGFYFSSSRPGGYGGWDLYYINYQNGKFGKTVNLGPEINSEYNETHLSIINESLYFCSNRQNGYGLYDIYSSNITKDDLALNFFVRDKKTQKPSSVQMHISTRIKESEDKSVTYEIKKQTDTNGEAIVEYQPQAKKLDVFISEDGYLPLFKSIDIPETKGETQLLELVPIEKEASFEIHAIHFDFESSRIKPESFPYLNALVEYLRKNPTLRFEIIGHTDLHGSHKFNNKLSMRRAQAVTNYLVARGLDGNRFIVRGAGKTKPLIPKLGAGYDEKNRRTEFKLLNK; encoded by the coding sequence ATGACACAAAAATTTTTTAATATACATTATACATTCATCATCATTTTGTCATATTTTTTCATTCCTACATTAGCAGTATCACAGGTTATTAGTGTTGATAAAATTTCAAATATAGGTTCACCTATTAACACAATGAGTGATGATTTTTCTCCTTCATTAACCGCGGATGAGAAGATAATTGTTTTTAACTCAAAACGAGAAAATAGTCGTTATCAGGACCTCTATATTAGCTATTTCAATAATGATGGTTGGAGCAACCCAGAACCGCTTACAGCATTAAATTCTCTTTATAATGATGAAACACCATATATTACTCTTGATGGAGCATTTATATTTTTTTCATCAGACAGAGATGGAAGCTACGAGATGCCTGCAAATTCATATGGTCAAATAAAGGTGTCATATGATCTATATGTATCAAAAAATGTTAATGGCAAATGGGCAAATCCTATTAAGATACCAGGTACTGTAAATGGAGTGCATCACGAGCGCTCTCCAAGCCTTAGCATGGACTCCAATACTCTTTATTATACAACCTGGCCCTTTGGAGATATCAGCAAGGCAAAGATTATGTCGGCTAAATATGTTAATGGTGAATTTATCAATTCTACACCCATGCCATCCCCGATCAATATGAATACTCAGGATATTGGATTAATCCCAAGTTTGGATGGAAAGGGATTCTATTTTTCTTCCAGCCGACCAGGTGGATATGGTGGTTGGGACCTTTATTATATAAATTACCAAAATGGAAAATTTGGTAAAACCGTAAATCTTGGACCAGAGATAAATTCTGAGTATAATGAGACGCATCTCTCCATAATAAACGAATCACTCTATTTCTGTTCCAACCGTCAGAATGGATATGGCCTCTATGACATTTATTCATCTAACATAACTAAAGATGATCTTGCTTTAAATTTTTTTGTCCGTGATAAAAAGACCCAAAAACCATCATCAGTGCAGATGCATATATCAACCAGGATAAAGGAGAGTGAAGACAAGTCTGTCACATACGAGATTAAAAAGCAAACCGATACCAATGGAGAAGCGATTGTTGAATATCAACCACAGGCTAAGAAGCTGGATGTATTCATAAGCGAGGACGGCTACCTTCCCCTCTTTAAATCAATAGATATTCCAGAAACGAAGGGAGAAACCCAGTTATTGGAATTAGTACCAATTGAAAAGGAGGCTAGCTTTGAAATACATGCAATTCATTTCGATTTTGAATCTTCGAGAATAAAACCTGAATCATTCCCCTATCTCAATGCTCTTGTAGAATATTTGCGGAAAAATCCTACCCTCCGTTTTGAAATTATAGGTCATACTGATCTTCATGGCTCACATAAGTTTAACAACAAACTAAGCATGAGACGAGCGCAAGCTGTAACGAATTATCTTGTTGCCAGGGGGCTGGATGGTAACAGATTCATTGTGAGGGGAGCTGGTAAGACAAAGCCCTTAATACCCAAACTGGGTGCCGGCTATGATGAAAAAAACAGACGTACGGAATTTAAGCTGTTGAATAAATAA
- a CDS encoding chemotaxis protein CheB: MEKKKILIAEDNEANAELLLAILRRAGYSADVSNNGKKAFDTIKRNKYDALLTDWMMPEMDGIELIRRVRDTIKPVPIIVIITALSSPEARKHALDSGSDDFIVKPYDPQDIITRLDNLFNREKQPFPSVIPKQTKKYNISAPFTGVCIAASSGGPQTLKKILSTLTVTKDAAFFIVQHSPSWALEDMAKRWNEISTMEIILSTDGIAIDPGKIYLAPGKTHMTVEPGSMKIRLLDDPPENYVKPAADPLFRSVAKSFGKRSIAVIVTGMGRDGALGASHINATAGIVIAQDPETAIVKSMPATVIKTIPSTIVVPLSEIPETVNKYIEKLSVNKENKILHKVYN; encoded by the coding sequence ATGGAAAAAAAGAAGATACTTATTGCAGAAGATAATGAAGCAAATGCAGAGCTTTTGTTAGCGATATTAAGAAGGGCTGGATATTCGGCTGATGTTTCAAACAATGGCAAGAAAGCCTTTGATACTATAAAAAGAAATAAATATGATGCTCTACTTACTGACTGGATGATGCCTGAAATGGATGGCATTGAACTGATAAGAAGAGTCAGGGATACAATTAAACCAGTGCCGATTATAGTGATAATCACTGCTCTATCATCCCCAGAGGCTCGCAAACATGCTTTAGATTCAGGATCTGATGATTTTATTGTTAAACCCTACGATCCTCAGGATATAATTACTAGGCTCGACAATCTTTTCAATAGAGAGAAACAGCCCTTCCCTTCAGTAATACCGAAACAGACAAAAAAATATAATATATCCGCGCCATTCACTGGAGTCTGCATTGCCGCGAGTTCAGGAGGTCCACAGACTTTGAAAAAAATACTCAGCACCCTAACTGTCACAAAGGATGCAGCCTTTTTTATTGTACAGCATAGCCCTTCTTGGGCATTGGAGGACATGGCAAAACGTTGGAATGAAATCTCTACAATGGAGATAATTCTAAGCACTGATGGTATTGCTATTGATCCAGGTAAGATATATTTAGCGCCTGGTAAAACCCATATGACTGTTGAACCTGGCTCGATGAAAATTCGTCTGCTTGACGATCCACCTGAAAATTATGTAAAACCTGCTGCTGATCCTCTCTTTAGAAGTGTTGCGAAAAGTTTTGGGAAGCGCAGTATCGCTGTAATTGTAACTGGGATGGGGCGCGATGGCGCTCTTGGAGCATCTCATATTAATGCCACAGCAGGAATTGTTATTGCGCAGGATCCTGAAACAGCCATAGTAAAATCCATGCCAGCAACAGTAATCAAAACAATTCCCAGTACTATTGTTGTTCCCCTTTCTGAGATTCCTGAGACAGTCAATAAATATATTGAAAAGCTCTCTGTGAATAAAGAGAATAAAATATTACACAAAGTTTATAATTAA
- a CDS encoding radical SAM protein, which translates to MSYIPSYISLYEEGILTKRIEAIRKGIEGCMLCPHKCNVDRTKHRDGKCKSGQRPIVSSFNAHFGEESCLVGRYGSGTIFFTNCNLSCIFCQNYDISHLGSGKEISYKDLANIMLNLQAKGCHNINLVTPTHMVYAILRALPIAIEGGLRIPLVYNSGGYDSIETLHLLDGVIDIYMPDFKFMDYTIAEELSNAKNYPNIAMNSLREMHNQVGDLLIDDRGIAYKGLMVRHLVLPNNIASTDRVISFIANLSKNTYINIMNQYRPAFRARECFDLKRRITLEEYDKAIDVTSSVGLKRLDKNNFFIG; encoded by the coding sequence ATGAGTTATATACCTAGCTATATATCTCTTTATGAAGAGGGAATACTCACAAAAAGAATAGAAGCTATTCGTAAAGGGATCGAAGGCTGTATGCTTTGTCCTCATAAATGCAATGTTGATAGAACCAAGCATAGAGATGGCAAGTGTAAGAGCGGTCAGCGACCAATTGTCTCATCCTTCAATGCACACTTTGGAGAAGAATCCTGCCTCGTTGGACGCTATGGATCAGGTACAATATTTTTCACTAACTGTAACCTTTCATGTATTTTTTGTCAGAATTATGATATCTCTCATTTAGGCTCAGGAAAAGAAATATCCTATAAGGATCTTGCTAACATTATGCTGAACCTTCAAGCAAAGGGATGTCATAATATAAACCTTGTTACACCAACTCATATGGTTTACGCTATTTTACGGGCACTTCCTATAGCAATTGAAGGTGGATTAAGGATTCCACTTGTTTACAATTCTGGTGGATATGATTCTATTGAGACTTTACACCTTCTTGATGGGGTGATTGATATATATATGCCTGATTTTAAATTTATGGATTACACAATCGCTGAAGAATTAAGCAATGCCAAGAACTACCCTAATATCGCCATGAATTCCTTACGAGAAATGCATAATCAAGTGGGAGACCTATTAATAGACGACAGAGGAATCGCTTATAAAGGATTAATGGTAAGACATCTTGTGCTACCCAACAATATTGCTTCTACTGATAGAGTGATTTCATTTATTGCAAATCTATCGAAAAATACTTATATTAACATTATGAATCAGTACAGGCCTGCTTTCAGGGCCAGAGAATGTTTTGATCTAAAAAGAAGGATTACTCTTGAAGAGTATGACAAGGCAATCGATGTTACCTCAAGTGTAGGCCTAAAGAGATTAGATAAAAACAACTTCTTTATAGGATGA
- a CDS encoding benzylsuccinate synthase gamma subunit family protein has product MPTCVECKSFFALEEDPSRGDCVMRVVDPRQAYYKAKPMAADEDASKCTSFQKK; this is encoded by the coding sequence ATGCCTACATGTGTAGAGTGTAAGAGTTTCTTTGCTTTAGAAGAAGACCCCTCTCGAGGGGATTGTGTAATGAGAGTAGTAGACCCACGCCAAGCTTATTATAAGGCTAAACCAATGGCAGCTGATGAAGATGCATCAAAATGTACTTCATTTCAGAAAAAGTAA
- a CDS encoding glycyl-radical enzyme activating protein: protein MDEERYIGVINNIQKMSMNDGPGYRTVVFFKGCYLNCEWCHNPEGKRRYPEVIPYVSNCIGCRKCLDVCPTGALSLIEEKKPHIDLGLCSTCLQCVKICKDDALICWGKIVTVEEVMAEVEEDRVFYKNSGGGMTISGGEPMAQPEFAYALMKTARNREIHTALDTCGHAPWEDFERVLEFTDIVLFDIKVIDPQIHHDYSGVGNELIHDNVKRISNMNIDMRIRVPIIPGRNDSEEELLKIAKFIEELGPSVKGVDLLPYHPYAGAKYKAFGFDYPFPAGEGIQDDPLRPIVEMFLDHVEEVTVGG from the coding sequence ATGGATGAGGAACGATATATAGGTGTAATAAATAATATCCAGAAGATGAGCATGAATGATGGCCCTGGATATAGGACAGTGGTTTTCTTTAAGGGTTGTTATCTCAATTGTGAATGGTGCCATAATCCTGAGGGCAAAAGGCGCTATCCGGAGGTCATACCTTATGTTTCCAATTGCATAGGATGTAGGAAATGCCTAGATGTCTGCCCCACTGGCGCCCTTTCACTGATTGAAGAGAAGAAACCACATATCGACTTGGGTCTTTGTTCTACATGTTTACAATGTGTTAAAATATGTAAAGATGACGCATTGATATGTTGGGGAAAGATTGTTACCGTAGAAGAGGTGATGGCTGAGGTTGAAGAGGATAGGGTTTTCTATAAAAACTCAGGTGGTGGAATGACCATCTCTGGGGGCGAACCCATGGCTCAACCTGAATTTGCTTATGCTTTAATGAAAACCGCCAGGAATCGGGAAATTCATACCGCCCTTGATACCTGCGGACATGCACCCTGGGAGGATTTTGAGCGTGTATTGGAATTCACAGACATAGTCCTCTTCGATATTAAAGTCATCGATCCTCAAATTCACCATGATTATTCTGGAGTTGGGAATGAGCTTATTCATGATAATGTTAAACGTATATCAAATATGAATATTGATATGAGAATTCGAGTCCCAATTATACCAGGACGAAATGACTCAGAGGAAGAACTATTAAAAATTGCCAAATTTATTGAGGAATTAGGCCCATCTGTGAAGGGCGTTGACCTGCTTCCCTATCATCCCTATGCAGGTGCAAAGTATAAAGCATTTGGTTTTGATTACCCCTTTCCTGCTGGAGAAGGAATACAAGATGATCCATTACGGCCTATAGTTGAAATGTTTTTAGATCATGTCGAAGAGGTAACTGTAGGTGGTTAG
- a CDS encoding glycyl-radical enzyme activating protein, whose protein sequence is MSEQLLVTQIQRFSVNDGPGFRTNVFLKGCSLRCLWCHNPETQSTDKELYWKKRLCVQCGACLDACPKDAIYPPIPPEEAQMEGSTYYKIDWDKCDLCFKCVDVCVYDALEIVGTPMTIDEIIEEVEQDIPFYNNSGGGMTLSGGEPMIHADFVIDLLKGARKKGLHICLDTSGHCKWEYLETLLDEDLVDIFLFDIKHIDTNKHKELTGVGNELILENLKKLTERRAEIWIRVLGIPGYTDSLDYHRDVADCLKSLPGPIERIDLLPFHNWCQDKYGWLGIDWKMAEVEAMEPSELKFALEIYEAAGFKTTIGGSGFEDKVA, encoded by the coding sequence ATGAGCGAACAACTATTGGTTACACAGATTCAAAGATTTTCAGTAAATGATGGTCCTGGCTTTAGAACCAATGTCTTTTTAAAGGGTTGCAGCTTAAGATGTTTATGGTGTCACAATCCTGAAACACAGTCAACGGACAAGGAGTTGTATTGGAAAAAGAGGTTATGTGTTCAATGTGGAGCTTGCTTAGATGCTTGCCCCAAAGATGCTATCTACCCACCTATACCACCTGAAGAAGCTCAAATGGAAGGTTCCACATATTATAAAATTGATTGGGATAAATGTGATCTCTGTTTTAAATGTGTTGATGTCTGTGTATATGATGCCCTTGAGATTGTTGGCACACCAATGACTATTGATGAGATTATAGAGGAAGTTGAGCAGGATATTCCCTTCTATAATAATTCTGGCGGCGGAATGACCCTGAGTGGTGGGGAACCCATGATTCATGCAGACTTTGTTATTGACTTACTAAAAGGAGCTCGTAAAAAGGGACTGCATATTTGCTTAGACACGAGTGGACATTGCAAATGGGAATACCTTGAAACACTATTAGATGAAGATTTAGTTGATATATTTTTATTTGATATAAAGCATATAGACACCAATAAGCATAAGGAACTGACCGGTGTTGGTAATGAGTTAATACTTGAAAACTTGAAGAAGTTAACTGAAAGGAGAGCTGAGATTTGGATTCGAGTGCTCGGAATTCCGGGATACACTGATTCATTGGATTACCATAGGGACGTAGCAGATTGCTTAAAGTCATTGCCAGGACCAATTGAGAGGATTGACCTCCTACCCTTCCATAATTGGTGTCAGGATAAATATGGATGGCTTGGCATCGATTGGAAGATGGCTGAAGTTGAGGCTATGGAGCCATCGGAATTAAAATTTGCTTTAGAAATTTATGAAGCTGCTGGATTTAAAACCACAATTGGCGGTTCTGGTTTTGAAGATAAAGTGGCTTAA
- a CDS encoding Gfo/Idh/MocA family oxidoreductase, with amino-acid sequence MKPLNIALIGCGRIGFSLEFDPLRYKPCTHWGGANSVGLRINYACDINVERLNRFASCANLSKENLFADYKELIERVNPKFVIISTWTESHADIGIFASKNGAKTIICEKPIASTLSQAQLFIKSTQRYNVDLIVNHERRYDNRYRMVRRLIDNGRIGEVKTIYASILTSGYNGESKIEEGGGPLLHDGTHMIDIIRFLFGEINSVEGEIERKERESGFEDRVCAWLKCSSGIDIFLEAGGEREYFLFELEISGTKGKIVIGNGYEHLYQTKKSRLYTGFRDLSEKSFPKTGGPNYFQREYLEAKKLLNGKIVDIISSGEDGYKALEVIHAIYLSSHLKKRIELPIKPAMINLKRIFGL; translated from the coding sequence ATGAAACCTCTAAATATCGCTCTCATCGGATGTGGAAGAATAGGATTTTCCTTAGAATTTGATCCCTTAAGATACAAGCCATGTACACACTGGGGAGGGGCCAACTCTGTTGGATTAAGAATAAATTATGCCTGTGATATCAATGTTGAAAGATTAAATAGATTCGCTAGCTGTGCAAATCTATCCAAAGAGAATCTATTTGCTGACTATAAGGAGTTGATTGAACGGGTAAATCCAAAGTTTGTCATAATATCAACATGGACAGAGTCGCATGCTGATATTGGAATATTTGCATCAAAGAACGGAGCTAAGACAATAATATGTGAAAAGCCAATTGCTTCTACCTTATCCCAGGCTCAATTATTTATAAAGTCAACCCAAAGGTATAATGTGGATTTGATAGTAAACCACGAGAGAAGATATGATAATAGATATAGGATGGTAAGAAGACTTATAGATAATGGTCGCATTGGCGAGGTTAAAACAATATACGCATCGATTCTGACATCAGGTTATAACGGGGAATCGAAGATTGAAGAGGGTGGGGGACCCCTGCTTCATGATGGAACACATATGATAGATATAATAAGATTCCTCTTTGGGGAAATTAATTCTGTTGAGGGTGAGATAGAGAGGAAGGAGAGAGAGAGCGGTTTTGAGGATCGGGTTTGCGCATGGCTGAAGTGCAGTAGCGGCATAGACATTTTTCTTGAAGCTGGTGGTGAGAGGGAATACTTCCTATTCGAACTTGAAATATCAGGCACTAAGGGTAAGATTGTAATTGGAAATGGATATGAGCATCTTTATCAAACCAAAAAATCGAGATTATACACAGGTTTTCGAGATCTCTCTGAGAAATCCTTCCCTAAAACAGGAGGTCCTAACTATTTTCAGAGAGAATATTTAGAAGCAAAAAAACTACTCAATGGAAAGATTGTAGACATTATATCCAGTGGTGAGGATGGGTATAAGGCCTTAGAGGTTATTCATGCTATATATCTCTCTTCTCATCTTAAAAAGAGGATTGAACTACCAATAAAACCTGCAATGATTAACTTGAAGAGAATTTTTGGACTATGA
- a CDS encoding riboflavin synthase — protein MFTGLIEKIGTVKNIRKAGNGIYLTISSHSILNGTQIGDSINIDGACQTVTKIEGDSFTVFTSSVTCNLTTLGNFQVNRRVNLERALSPSSRMGGHIVQGHIDGKGLINKMLRDGNGMTIEITVSEDILKYIVEKGSVAVNGISLTVVSLTDSSFNLYVIPETIQKTTLNESVTGTEVNIEVDILAKYVEKMIFKTIEVDKDKGLKKRLIEGGFM, from the coding sequence GTGTTTACAGGTTTAATTGAGAAAATAGGAACTGTGAAAAATATCCGCAAAGCGGGTAATGGAATCTACCTTACAATATCATCTCACAGCATCCTTAATGGAACCCAAATAGGGGATTCAATCAATATTGATGGAGCCTGCCAAACAGTAACTAAGATTGAAGGGGATTCTTTTACCGTATTCACCTCCAGCGTGACATGCAATCTTACAACATTAGGTAATTTTCAGGTTAATAGGAGGGTCAACCTTGAGAGGGCATTGTCTCCGAGTTCACGCATGGGGGGGCATATTGTACAGGGACATATAGACGGCAAGGGATTGATTAACAAGATGCTGAGGGATGGAAATGGGATGACAATCGAAATTACAGTTTCTGAGGATATATTAAAGTACATTGTAGAGAAGGGATCTGTTGCGGTTAATGGAATTTCTCTTACTGTGGTTTCCCTTACTGATAGCAGTTTCAATCTATATGTGATACCTGAAACAATTCAAAAGACCACATTAAATGAATCTGTTACTGGTACAGAAGTCAATATTGAAGTAGACATCCTAGCAAAATATGTTGAAAAGATGATCTTCAAAACAATTGAGGTAGATAAAGATAAAGGATTGAAAAAAAGGCTTATTGAAGGTGGATTCATGTAA